In a genomic window of Rhododendron vialii isolate Sample 1 chromosome 12a, ASM3025357v1:
- the LOC131309796 gene encoding uncharacterized protein At2g29880-like produces the protein MEKKVHRKWNDEEDRELIYALHDLVNKGDKRDNGFKAGSLTVIEGVLHEKLPGHGIKAKPHIESRIKTLKKDVCIVYDMIYGGSTSGFGWDPNTNMVVAEKHIWDDYVKSHKDATNWRNRSFPHFDMLLTVFGKDRATGKNAVTAEDVLEEESRNEGSCDTENLGIGIEEMEHFLSSTNGEESNSNGKKRKRNDDSLDAFREAATIIGSKIEEATNKFSQALGVDLAIAKMRDKVNDELRKLSNLSMIQRHRALLAIARDHATTACFFTLKDDEKEDFVMALLRGDL, from the exons ATGGAAAAAAAGGTACACAGAAAATGGAATGATGAGGAGGACAGAGAGTTGATTTATGCTTTACATGACTTGGTGAATAAAGGGGACAAAAGGGACAATGGGTTCAAGGCCGGTTCCCTCACAGTGATTGAAGGAGTATTACATGAGAAGTTACCTGGACATGGGATAAAGGCTAAACCACACATCGAATCTAGGATCAAGACATTAAAGAAGGATGTTTGCATCGTGTATGATATGATCTATGGAGGGAGTACTAGTGGCTTCGGATGGGATCCAAACACAAATATGGTGGTTGCTGAAAAACATATTTGGGATGACTATGTTAAG AGCCATAAAGATGCAACTAACTGGAGGAATAGGAGTTTCCCACACTTTGACATGCTTTTAACAGTCTTCGGGAAAGACCGTGCCACGGGTAAGAATGCTGTTACTGCTGAGGATGTATTAGAGGAGGAGAGTAGGAATGAAGGGAGTTGTGATACAGAAAATTTAGGCATTGGTATTGAAGAAATGGAGCACTTCTTGTCATCCACAAACGGAGAAGAGAGTAATTCTaacgggaaaaaaagaaagaggaatgaTGATAGCTTGGATGCTTTCCGTGAAGCAGCAACGATCATTGGTTCAAAGATTGAAGAAGCAACTAATAAGTTCAGTCAAGCTCTTGGTGTCGATCTTGCTATAGCTAAGATGAGGGACAAAGTAAATGATGAGCTTCGGAAGCTTTCAAATCTATCTATGATTCAACGCCATAGAGCCTTACTTGCCATAGCTCGTGATCATGCAACGACTGCGTGTTTCTTTACCTTGAAAGATGATGAGAAAGAAGATTTTGTGATGGCTTTGCTTAGGGGAGATCTGTGA
- the LOC131309686 gene encoding molybdate transporter 2-like: MYNLFTIGDAQASLHAFRDTEDVEQSQSQSQRRVRKRLGVLSAILAALIVFLIGIIVCFIRDPSIFKDLKLGPSKIQFVKFTWEDWKVGFVKAAIPQIPLSILNSVIAVCKLSGDLFPEKEISATAVSMSVGVMNLVGCWFGAMPVCHGAGGLAGQYRFGGRSGLSVVFLGVGKLVPGLVLGNSFGRILGQFPIGILGVLLLFSGIELAMASRDMNSKEESFVMLVYAAVSLTGSSAALGFGCGIVLFLLLKMRQMEWTSSVGFFECNSKSSLHDEAGQFQPLEA; encoded by the exons ATGTACAATCTATTCACTATCG GCGACGCACAGGCCAGCTTACACGCATTTAGAGACACTGAGGACGTCGAacaatctcaatctcaatcccAACGTCGCGTTCGGAAAAGATTGGGGGTTTTATCGGCGATTCTTGCCGCGCTGATCGTGTTCCTAATAGGAATTATTGTTTGTTTTATTCGGGATCCATCGATCTTTAAGGATCTCAAATTGGGTCCCTCGAAAATTCAATTTGTGAAGTTCACGTGGGAGGATTGGAAGGTTGGGTTTGTTAAAGCGGCTATACCTCAAATACCGTTGTCTATACTGAACTCTGTGATTGCTGTGTGTAAGTTGTCCGGTGATCTGTTTCCTGAAAAGGAAATATCGGCGACGGCGGTTTCGATGAGTGTGGGGGTGATGAATTTGGTCGGGTGCTGGTTCGGCGCAATGCCGGTGTGCCACGGCGCCGGTGGGTTGGCGGGGCAGTACCGGTTCGGCGGCCGGAGCGGCTTGTCGGTGGTGTTTCTCGGGGTTGGGAAGTTGGTGCCTGGGTTGGTTTTGGGGAACTCGTTTGGGAGGATATTGGGTCAGTTCCCGATAGGGATTCTTGGGGTGCTGTTGCTGTTTTCTGGGATTGAGTTGGCTATGGCCTCAAGGGATATGAA ctctaaggaGGAGTCGTTTGTGATGCTTGTCTATGCTGCTGTCTCACTCACTGGTTCTAGTGCTGCTTTGGGATTTGGGTGTGGGATTGTGCTGTTTCTGCTCCTGAAAATGAGGCAAATGGAATGGACTAGTAGCGTTGGGTTCTTTGAATGCAACTCCAAATCTTCTCTTCATGATGAAGCTGGTCAGTTTCAACCCTTGGAAGCTTAG